One genomic window of Ictalurus punctatus breed USDA103 unplaced genomic scaffold, Coco_2.0 Super-Scaffold_100068, whole genome shotgun sequence includes the following:
- the LOC128630862 gene encoding kinetochore-associated protein 1-like yields the protein MTFQLDCPKLLKLTGLPGRLIVSLFEHSSVVEHVKSPAGQTSPDIHTVAKEIAPINGVDLLKIHNILLEKWLCTSGQTNGKVRGFQTHAGTLNVG from the exons ATGACTTTTCAGCTGGACTGCCCCAAGCTGCTGAAGCTCACGGGACTGCCCGGCCGTCTCATCGTGTCTCTGTTCGAGCACAGCTCAGTGGTGGAGCACgtgaagagtcctgctggacaGACCTCCCCTG ACATTCACACAGTGGCTAAAGAGATCGCACCCATTAACGGTGTTGACCTTCTCAAGATCCATAATATCCTTCTAGAGAAGTGGCTTTGCACATCAGGGCAGACAAATGGCAAGGTAAGAGGTTTTCAAACACACGCAGGAACTTTAAATGTTGGCTGA